Proteins encoded within one genomic window of Panacibacter microcysteis:
- a CDS encoding anthranilate synthase component II yields MSNNLKILVFDNYDSFTYNLVHLVEKILHYKVAVYRNDKIKLEDVKAYDKIILSPGPGIPEEAGLLLPLIKAYAGSKSILGVCLGHQAIGQAFGGTLSNLTSVYHGVATPITLNRENAAAESPLFKGLPHTFEVGRYHSWVVDRNNFPADLAVTAEDEQGFIMALQHKQYDIQGVQFHPESVLTPDGEKIMRNWLAM; encoded by the coding sequence ATGAGCAATAACCTGAAAATATTAGTCTTCGACAATTACGACTCTTTTACATATAACCTGGTTCATCTTGTTGAAAAAATATTGCATTATAAGGTAGCTGTGTACCGCAACGACAAGATTAAGCTGGAGGATGTAAAAGCGTATGATAAGATCATCTTATCACCCGGGCCCGGCATTCCGGAAGAAGCAGGTTTATTGCTACCGCTTATAAAAGCATATGCAGGCAGCAAATCGATACTGGGCGTATGCCTCGGGCACCAGGCCATTGGGCAGGCATTTGGCGGCACGTTGTCAAACCTCACGAGTGTTTATCATGGTGTGGCTACGCCGATAACTCTTAACCGGGAAAATGCAGCAGCAGAAAGCCCGCTGTTCAAAGGCTTGCCGCACACGTTCGAAGTGGGCCGTTATCATTCATGGGTGGTAGACCGTAATAACTTTCCTGCAGACCTCGCTGTAACAGCAGAAGATGAGCAGGGGTTTATCATGGCGTTGCAACATAAACAATACGACATACAAGGTGTGCAGTTTCACCCGGAGAGCGTATTGACGCCTGACGGCGAAAAAATTATGCGCAACTGGCTGGCTATGTAA